A section of the Macadamia integrifolia cultivar HAES 741 chromosome 9, SCU_Mint_v3, whole genome shotgun sequence genome encodes:
- the LOC122090179 gene encoding GDSL esterase/lipase 7-like, which yields MSLLSLCLLLHFLLAKCLSPLVPALYIFGDSLVDSGNNNHLPTSAKVNFKPYGIDFPEGPTGRFTNGKTSVDFIAEFLGLPLVPPYNGLSVAQKSETITGINYASGSAGILRETGSALGKNLALEVQVELFKETVNNYLPKNFKTKDQLLQYLSKSIFVVCIGGNDYINNYILPAQYNSSRLYPPEQYAGILLKEFKQHLQDIYNLGARKFLVFNISPIGCIPAMLKLKNLTFGCANDINQLVSPYNEGFPNMLQELSTTLHGSTFVHGNINFPLSHFLNHNPFKNGFISANPCCITNDETHQCLEDEEPCNDRTTHIFWDAVHPTQPVNVGEMAIRPHHGTAVTVAPLRKE from the exons ATGTCCCTTCTCTCACTTTGCttgcttcttcatttcttaTTAGCAAAGTGCTTAAGTCCCCTTGTCCCAGCTTTGTACATATTTGGAGATTCACTTGTAGACAGTGGCAACAATAATCATCTTCCCACAAGTGCGAAAGTGAACTTTAAACCATATGGCATAGACTTCCCAGAAGGTCCAACAGGAAGATTCACTAATGGCAAGACTTCTGTAGATTTTATTG CTGAGTTTCTTGGGTTACCTTTAGTTCCTCCATACAATGGTCTTTCAGTGGCTCAAAAGAGCGAGACAATAACCGGAATCAATTATGCATCAGGATCAGCTGGTATCCTTCGAGAAACAGGATCTGCACTG GGGAAGAATTTAGCCCTAGAGGTACAAGTTGAGTTGTTCAAAGAAACTGTTAACAATTACTTGCCAAAGAACTTCAAAACCAAGGATCAGCTCTTGCAGTACTTATCCAAATCCATTTTTGTGGTATGCATAGGAGGCAATGACTATATCAACAACTATATACTACCGGCGCAATACAACAGTAGTCGCCTATATCCCCCGGAACAATATGCAGGCATTCTCTTAAAAGAATTCAAACAACATTTACAG GACATTTATAATTTGGGAGCAAGGAAATTTTTGGTATTCAACATCAGCCCAATTGGGTGTATACCAGCTatgttaaaattaaaaaatcttaCATTTGGATGTGCCAATGATATAAACCAGTTGGTATCCCCCTACAATGAGGGATTTCCCAATATGTTACAAGAGCTGAGCACTACTCTTCATGGCTCAACCTTTGTCCATGGAAACATTAATTTTCCATTAAGCCATTTCTTGAACCACAATCCTTTTAAAAATG GGTTTATTAGTGCAAACCCATGTTGTATCACAAACGATGAAACTCATCAATGCCTTGAAGATGAAGAACCTTGCAATGATAGAACTACACATATCTTCTGGGATGCAGTTCATCCAACCCAACCTGTGAATGTTGGTGAGATGGCCATCCGGCCTCATCACGGAACTGCTGTAACGGTCGCTCCGTTACGGAAGGAATAA
- the LOC122090176 gene encoding vacuolar protein sorting-associated protein 36 has translation MAAGKWLPSAELTDSGRPVLLSGEVERSTLSSVDLECEDNPNFPHFKSGILILTTHRILWIDETNKDGAASIPLGAVNHIFSFKKSIKSMFGKPKVRFQVSASADGRVDEKGSTSMVITLVLRGKSDPESFYSRFGEVWKSRSWEVVNVSGGSELRLERGGGSMEGSSVVRMPVVGISGILRKEQEMWESTDKSLQDAFQDLNALMSKAKEMVMLAEKMRLKLLSGSTSQANASNDEETGSKQEMQDWLLSVGIVSPVTKESAGALYHQQLSRQLADFVKLPLERAGGMIALIDVYCLFNRARGTELISPEDLLQACALWEKFDVSVILRKFESGVMVIQNKSHSDEEVFARIKSLVLRPNALWTGISPSDAAITLGIAPALAKEHLLTAETQGLLCRDISPEGFRFFINVFKDIDANNMHLVKEHGMYSTWVSATTAPG, from the exons ATGGCCGCCGGAAAATGGCTTCCATCGGCGGAACTCACCGACAGCGGCCGACCGGTTCTCCTTTCCGGCGAAGTCGAACGTTCAACACTCTCTTCCGTCGATCTCGAATGCGAAGACAACCCCAATTTCCCTCACTTCAAGTCCGGTATTTTGATTCTGACCACACATCGTATCCTTTGGATCGATGAAACTAATAAGGATGGTGCAGCATCGATCCCTCTTGGTGCTGTTAATCACATATTTTCATTCAAGAAATCGATCAAATCCATGTTTGGTAAACCTAAGGTTCGGTTTCAGGTATCTGCATCGGCTGATGGGCGAGTTGATGAGAAAGGATCGACATCGATGGTTATCACGCTTGTTTTGAGAGGGAAATCGGATCCTGAATCGTTTTATAGTCGGTTTGGGGAGGTTTGGAAGTCGAGATCGTGGGAGGTTGTGAATGTTTCGGGAGGTTCTGAATTGAGGcttgagaggggtgggggttcTATGGAAGGATCTAGTGTAGTGAGGATGCCGGTTGTTGGAATTTCGGGGATTCTCAGGAAGGAGCAGGAGATGTGGGAGAGTACTGATAAGAGCTTGCAGGATGCTTTTCAGGACTTAAATGCTCTCATG AGTAAGGCCAAAGAGATGGTGATGCTAGCAGAGAAAATGAGGCTGAAGCTCTTATCTGGCTCAACTAGCCAGGCAAATGCATCTAATGATGAAGAAACGGGTTCCAAGCAAGAGATGCAAGATTGGTTGTTGAGTGTTGGTATTGTATCCCCAGTTACAAAAGAGTCTGCTGGTGCTTTATATCACCAGCAGCTATCACGTCAG TTGGCAGATTTTGTCAAGTTACCCTTGGAAAGAGCCGGAGGGATGATTGCTCTAATAGATGTCTACTGTCTTTTCAATCGTGCCCGAGGGACTG AATTGATTTCTCCGGAGGACTTGTTACAAGCCTGTGCTCTTTGGGAGAAATTTGATGT CTCAGTGATCCTTAGAAAGTTTGAGAGTGGAGTCATGGTCATCCAAAATAAGTCCCATAGTGATGAGGAG GTTTTTGCTAGAATTAAGTCTCTTGTACTAAGACCCAATGCCCTCTGGACTGGCATAAGTCCAAGCGATGCTGCAATTACACTAGGTATTGCTCCAGCACTAGCCAAGGAGCATCTGCTGACTGCTGAGACCCAAG GTCTACTATGCCGAGACATCAGCCCTGAGGGCTTTCGCTTTTTCATTAATGTGTTCAAGGATATTGATGCAAATAATATGCACTT GGTAAAAGAGCATGGGATGTATAGCACTTGGGTATCTGCCACTACTGCTCCTGG GTAA
- the LOC122090178 gene encoding GDSL esterase/lipase 7-like, which produces MQENMAKTFSMSLLLLCLLLHFFLAKCTRPPLAPALYVFGDSLVDSGNNNLLPTNEKVNFKPYGIDFPEGPTGRFTNGRTSVDFLAQFLGLPFAPPYMGLSVAQISNITIGINYASGSAGILRETGTASGMNLALEVQVELFNETVNHYLPKNFKTKDELLQYLSNSIFVVLIGSNDYINNYLRPAQYNSSHLYNPEKFAGVLLKEFKQHLQDLYNMGARKFLVFNIAPVGCTPAMVKLKNVTSGCSNDINQMVSLYNKGFTGMLQELRTSLHGSTFVQGDLNLLSNYFLSQNPSVNGFITANPCCNTNNETSLCLKDVPPCTDRGTHIFWDGYHPTQTLDLLLAISCFYGPLPCTPINVLQLAQKQEDTASQKDYFSS; this is translated from the exons ATGCAAGAAAACATGGCTAAGACCTTCTCCATGTCCCTTCTCTTACTTTGCttacttcttcatttcttcctagCAAAGTGCACAAGGCCTCCCCTTGCCCCAGCTTTGTACGTATTTGGAGATTCACTTGTAGATAGTGGCAACAATAATCTTCTTCCCACCAATGAGAAAGTGAACTTTAAACCATATGGCATAGACTTCCCAGAAGGTCCAACAGGAAGATTCACCAATGGCAGGACTTCTGTAGATTTTCTAG CTCAATTTCTTGGGTTACCTTTTGCTCCTCCATATATGGGTCTTTCTGTAGCTCAAATAAGCAATATAACAATCGGAATAAATTATGCATCAGGATCAGCTGGCATCCTCCGAGAAACCGGAACTGCATCC GGGATGAATTTAGCCCTAGAGGTACAGGTTGAGTTGTTCAATGAGACTGTTAaccattacttgccaaagaacTTCAAAACTAAGGATGAGCTCTTGCAGTACTTGTCCAATTCCATTTTTGTGGTACTCATAGGCAGCAATGATTATATCAACAATTATCTCCGACCGGCGCAATACAACAGTAGTCACTTATACAACCCGGAAAAATTCGCTGGGGTTCTCTTAAAAGAATTCAAACAACATCTACAG GACCTTTATAATATGGGAGCAAGGAAATTTTTGGTTTTCAACATCGCCCCAGTTGGGTGTACACCAGCCAtggtaaaattaaaaaatgttaCAAGTGGATGCTCCAATGATATAAACCAGATGGTATCCCTCTACAACAAGGGCTTTACAGGTATGCTACAAGAGTTAAGAACTAGTCTTCATGGCTCAACCTTTGTCCAGGGAGACCTTAATCTTCTGTCAAACTATTTCTTGAGCCAAAATCCTTCAGTAAACG GGTTTATTACTGCAAATCCATGTTGTAACACAAACAATGAAACTTCCCTATGCCTTAAAGATGTACCACCTTGCACGGATAGGGGTACACATATCTTCTGGGATGGATACCATCCAACACAAACACTGGACCTGCTGCTTGCAATTTCATGCTTCTATGGTCCACTACCATGTACTCCAATAAATGTGCTGCAGCTTGCACAGAAACAAGAAGACACAGCTTCTCAGAAGGATTATTTTTCATCTTAA